Proteins from a genomic interval of Haloplasma contractile SSD-17B:
- a CDS encoding rhodanese-like domain-containing protein — protein sequence MQLETWHIIVLVVMTTLVFFFTLTYFQQKNACESLSADELKKCMRKGQLIDVRTKKEYEAGHINGARNISVQTIGREYKKIRKDQPIYLYCASGKRSKRAALLLKAKGYTDIYDLAGGIVSWNGPLK from the coding sequence ATGCAATTAGAAACATGGCACATAATAGTACTTGTAGTTATGACGACACTCGTATTTTTCTTCACATTGACCTATTTCCAACAAAAGAATGCCTGTGAATCATTATCTGCTGATGAATTAAAAAAATGCATGCGAAAAGGACAACTGATTGATGTGCGAACTAAAAAAGAATACGAAGCAGGCCATATCAATGGAGCACGCAATATTAGTGTTCAAACAATAGGACGTGAATACAAAAAAATCCGTAAAGATCAACCCATTTATTTATATTGTGCAAGTGGTAAAAGAAGCAAACGTGCTGCCCTATTATTAAAAGCGAAAGGGTACACTGATATCTACGACTTAGCAGGTGGAATCGTAAGTTGGAACGGTCCTTTAAAATAG
- a CDS encoding type II 3-dehydroquinate dehydratase: MNIHVINGPNLNMLGIREPEIYGKETYRDLVYKISEHAKTHNLTVTFTQSNHEGVLIDAIQNCYYEKVDALIINPAAYTHYSIAIRDALKILDIPIIEVHLSDIMNREPYRKNNMISDCVTFTISGKGTEGYIEAMDYLITVTNKVETDGEPELNQV; the protein is encoded by the coding sequence ATGAATATTCACGTTATTAATGGGCCAAATCTAAATATGCTAGGAATTAGAGAACCAGAGATTTATGGGAAAGAAACCTATCGTGATTTAGTTTATAAGATATCAGAACATGCTAAGACACATAATTTAACTGTGACGTTTACGCAGAGCAATCATGAGGGAGTCTTAATAGATGCCATTCAAAATTGTTACTATGAGAAGGTCGATGCATTAATTATTAATCCCGCTGCCTATACACATTATTCAATTGCTATAAGGGATGCTCTGAAAATACTCGATATCCCAATTATAGAAGTTCATCTATCCGATATTATGAATAGAGAACCTTACCGAAAGAATAATATGATCAGTGATTGTGTCACCTTTACGATTTCAGGAAAAGGTACAGAAGGTTATATTGAAGCAATGGATTACCTAATAACGGTCACTAATAAAGTAGAGACAGATGGAGAACCAGAACTAAACCAGGTCTAA
- a CDS encoding SpoIIIAH-like family protein has product MKTQSKVTILMVTMIVMLSIYYFSLPNGTTDVVDNPTDDGTTQVDEEFKSEEFVTLRTQLETSRQDYISQLRLLLSDAEISVAEKSRALDTMQQLSKIQENELMMETDLVNAGYPDAFVHGTDNSVKVKVIGGNVELSEVNEIILMTKAQFGTDYKVTVEFVDPETN; this is encoded by the coding sequence ATGAAGACACAAAGTAAAGTTACAATTCTGATGGTTACGATGATCGTGATGCTATCCATATATTACTTCTCATTACCAAATGGTACGACAGATGTAGTGGATAATCCAACAGATGATGGAACAACTCAGGTGGATGAAGAGTTTAAGAGTGAAGAGTTTGTTACATTACGAACTCAGCTAGAAACAAGTCGTCAAGACTATATAAGTCAGTTAAGACTATTATTAAGTGATGCTGAGATCTCAGTTGCAGAAAAAAGTCGTGCTTTAGATACGATGCAACAATTATCTAAGATTCAAGAGAATGAGTTAATGATGGAGACTGATTTAGTAAACGCAGGGTATCCTGATGCGTTTGTTCATGGTACAGACAATAGCGTTAAAGTTAAGGTAATTGGTGGAAATGTTGAATTAAGTGAAGTAAATGAAATTATCTTAATGACTAAAGCGCAATTCGGAACTGATTATAAAGTAACCGTTGAATTCGTAGATCCTGAAACAAATTAA
- a CDS encoding shikimate kinase, with the protein MIFLIGMMGSGKSTVGRELAKALDYSFIDTDSVIEDRYMKIHKLIKREGIDVFRDIENQVLKDIVATSLSQKIIIATGGGIILRRENREVIEKSSKKIIYLKNSIDSLIRHLQSDNLSKRPLLNTDLNNTLTHLLSERSELYEGLATFTITCDHLNKKALVEQIKQSLLA; encoded by the coding sequence ATGATTTTTCTCATTGGAATGATGGGAAGCGGTAAAAGTACAGTTGGTCGAGAACTAGCTAAAGCATTAGATTATTCATTTATTGATACGGATTCCGTGATAGAAGATCGATACATGAAAATCCATAAATTAATTAAAAGAGAAGGAATCGATGTGTTTCGTGATATTGAAAACCAGGTATTAAAGGACATAGTTGCAACATCCTTATCACAGAAAATCATAATTGCTACAGGAGGTGGCATTATTTTGCGTCGAGAAAATCGAGAAGTGATTGAAAAAAGTTCTAAGAAGATTATCTATTTAAAAAATAGTATTGATTCGTTAATCCGTCATCTACAATCTGATAATTTATCCAAGAGGCCTTTATTAAACACGGATCTTAACAATACACTGACACATTTACTTAGTGAACGCAGTGAATTGTATGAAGGATTGGCTACGTTTACAATTACTTGTGATCACTTAAATAAGAAAGCACTTGTTGAACAAATTAAACAATCCCTCCTTGCGTAA
- the comGC gene encoding competence type IV pilus major pilin ComGC, whose product MNKKGFTLSEMLIVLVIISSLMYLIIPNLTESMKKAEESSCDSYKQLVQSQIEAYKMDTGIDVTSIDVLVTNNYIKSNTCPNGDLLTIIDGLVTEDTTTLTP is encoded by the coding sequence ATGAATAAAAAAGGATTTACATTGTCAGAAATGTTAATTGTGTTGGTTATTATTTCATCATTAATGTATTTGATCATACCGAATTTAACAGAATCGATGAAAAAGGCAGAGGAATCGTCGTGTGATTCTTATAAGCAACTCGTGCAGTCTCAGATTGAGGCCTACAAGATGGATACTGGGATTGATGTCACGTCGATTGACGTACTCGTTACAAACAATTATATTAAGAGTAATACCTGTCCAAACGGTGATTTACTAACGATCATAGATGGGCTTGTCACCGAGGACACAACGACTCTAACGCCGTAG
- a CDS encoding pilus assembly FimT family protein, with protein MKRNHNEGFVLYELLMYVMILALLISMLVPRMKTRYDEHSLSLTTESFIADYYYAMNLSIIEYKSIYMTFYTSSHAYTLSDSSGKVYKTVTYDEIISLEYEFDYSRVIFVNGKPLADDWIQFTCGDIHKKYVFLKSGYIYEPS; from the coding sequence ATGAAAAGAAATCATAACGAAGGCTTTGTGTTATATGAGTTGTTGATGTATGTGATGATTCTAGCACTTTTAATTTCAATGCTTGTTCCTAGAATGAAGACTCGTTACGATGAACACTCTCTTTCGCTTACTACTGAGTCCTTCATAGCAGATTATTACTATGCCATGAATTTGTCGATTATTGAGTACAAAAGCATTTATATGACGTTTTATACGAGTAGTCACGCATACACCTTATCAGACTCTAGTGGCAAAGTGTATAAAACGGTAACGTACGACGAAATTATTAGTTTAGAATATGAGTTTGATTACTCACGTGTTATTTTTGTAAATGGGAAGCCACTTGCTGATGATTGGATACAATTTACTTGCGGCGATATTCATAAGAAATATGTCTTTCTAAAGAGTGGGTACATATATGAACCTTCGTAG
- the efp gene encoding elongation factor P, with protein sequence MISSNDFKTGLTIEYDNSIYQVIQFQHVKPGKGQAFVRSKLRNLRTGAVIDKTFNAGEKMNRAHIDKLAMQYLYAMGDMHVFMNNETYEQIEIPESQIKHELQYILEGMEVQVMTYEKEILGVEIPEKVDLAVAQTEPGIKGNTASNATKNAVLETGINIQVPLFITEGEKVTVNTSEGKYVSRAK encoded by the coding sequence ATGATATCAAGTAATGATTTTAAAACAGGTTTGACAATTGAATATGATAATAGTATCTATCAAGTCATTCAATTCCAACATGTAAAACCAGGTAAAGGGCAAGCATTCGTACGTTCTAAGTTACGAAACTTACGTACAGGAGCAGTTATTGATAAGACATTTAATGCTGGTGAAAAGATGAACCGTGCACACATTGATAAATTAGCAATGCAATACCTATATGCAATGGGTGACATGCATGTGTTTATGAATAATGAAACATATGAACAAATCGAAATACCAGAAAGCCAGATTAAGCATGAACTACAATACATTCTAGAAGGTATGGAAGTTCAAGTCATGACATATGAAAAAGAAATCTTAGGTGTTGAAATTCCTGAGAAAGTTGACTTAGCTGTAGCACAAACTGAGCCAGGTATTAAAGGGAATACGGCATCAAATGCAACTAAAAATGCAGTGTTAGAAACAGGTATTAATATTCAAGTGCCATTATTTATCACTGAGGGTGAAAAAGTTACCGTAAACACAAGTGAAGGTAAATACGTATCAAGAGCTAAATAA